Part of the Georgenia sp. TF02-10 genome, GTGGTGACGGAGTCCCCGAGCTTGGCCAGCACCCGCGCGCCGGCGATGTCCTGCACCGGCTCCGGCTCGGCGGTCATGCCCTCGAAGTACGGGGGCTTGCGCACGTAGGTGGAGTCCTCCTGCCAGGCGAAGGTGTCCCCGGCGGGGGTCTCCAGGGAGCGCCAGCGCTCGTCCCCGGCGAAGACGTCGGCGTAGTCCTTGGTGAACATCTCCGGGTCGATGGAGCTGGTGATGGTCGCGTCGACCTCGGCCGGGGAGGGCCAGATGTCCTTGAGGTAGACGGCGTTGCCCTGCTCGTCGGTGCCGAGCGGCTCGTTGTCGAAGTCGAAGTCCATCGTCCCGGCCAGGCCGTAGGCGATGACCAGCGGTGGGGAGGCCAGGTAGTTCATCTTCACGTCCGGGTTGATCCGGCCCTCGAAGTTCCGGTTCCCGGAGAGCACCGAGACCACCGAGAGGTCGTGCTCGTTGACCGCGGCGGAGATCTCCTCCGGCAGCGGGCCGGAGTTGCCGATGCATGTGGTGCACCCGTAGCCGACCAGGTGGTAGCCGAGCTGCTCCAGGTACGGCCACAGGTTGGCCTTGTCGTAGTAGTCCGAGACCACCTTCGAGCCCGGCGCCATCGAGGTCTTCACCCACGGCTTGACCTGCAGGCCCTTCTCGACGGCGTTCTTGGCGAGCAGGCCCGCGGCGAGCATGACCGAGGGGTTGGAGGTGTTGGTGCAGGAGGTGATGGAGGAGATGACGACGGCGCCGTGGTCGAGCTCGGTCTGCCGCCCGTCGGCCAGGGTGACCGGCACCCGGTTGGTGGGCCGGTCACCGGCGCGCCCCTGCGGGGCGGGCGGGGTCCCGCCGTCGCCGTTCTCCGCCGAGGCGATGGGGTCGGAGGCGGGGAAGGTGTCCTCCACCGCGGCGTCGTAGGAGCTCTCCTTGACCGGCTCCGCGGCCCCGACGTACTGCGGCAGGACGTCGGCGAAGGCGGACTTGGCGGCGGCCAGGTCGATGCGGTCCTGCGGGCGCTTGGGCCCGGCGATGGACGGCACCACGGTGGACAGGTCGAGCTCGAGGTACTCGGAGAACTCCGGCTCCCGGGCCGGGTCGTGCCAGAGGCCCTGCTCCTTGGCGTAGGCCTCGACGAGCGCGACCTGCTCCGGCGGCCGCCCGGTCAGCCGCAGGTAGTCGATCGTCACCTGGTCGATGGGGAAGATCGCCGCGGTGGAGCCGAACTCCGGGCTCATGTTGCCGATGGTGGCGCGGTTGGCCAGCGGCACCTCGGCCACGCCGTCGCCGTAGAACTCCACGAACTTGCCCACCACGCCGTGCTCGCGGAGCATCTCGGTGATCGTCAGCACGACGTCGGTGGCGGTGGCGCCGGAGGGGATGGCGCCGGAGAGCTTGAAGCCGACCACCCGCGGGATGAGCATGGAGACGGGCTGGCCGAGCATCGCCGCCTCGGCCTCGATGCCGCCCACGCCCCAGCCCAGCACGCCCAGGCCGTTGACCATCGTGGTGTGCGAGTCGGTGCCCACGCAGGTGTCCGGGTAGGCCCGGGTGACGCCGTCGGCGTCCCGGGTCATCACGCCGCGGGCCAGGTACTCCAGGTTGACCTGGTGGACGATGCCGGTGCCGGGCGGGACGACCTTGAAGTCGTCGAAGGCGGTCTGGCCCCAGCGCAGGAACTGGTACCGCTCGCCGTTGCGCTGGTACTCCATCTCCACGTTGCGCTCGAAGGCGTCCGGCCGGCCGAAGACGTCGATGACCACGGAGTGGTCGATCACCAGCTCGGCCGGGGCGAGCGGGTTGACCTTGGCCGGGTCGCCGCCGAGGTCGGCGACGGCCTCCCGCATGGTGGCCAGGTCGACGACGCACGGCACGCCGGTGAAGTCCTGCATGACGACCCGCGCCGGGGTGAACTGGATCTCCACGCTCGGCTCGGCGCTCGGGTCCCACTGGGCGAGCGCGCGGACGTGGTCGGCGGTGACGTTGGCGCCGTCCTCCGTGCGGAGCAGGTTCTCGGCCAGGATCTTCAGGCTGTACGGCAGGCGCTGGAGGCCGTCGACGGCGGCCAGCCGGAAGATCTCGTAGCTCTTCCCGCCGACGTCGAGCGTGCCCTTGGACTGGAAGCTGTCGGTGCTCACATGTGCTCCTCGACTCGTGCTGGCACGGCGGCCGCGCACCGCGCGCCGCCTCGCGCGTTCCCCGGCCATCGTGCCACGGACGCCTGCGCCCGGCTGGATATCTCGACATCAAGATACTTTGTCGCGGGGGACGGTGTCCACCGGGACGGCGGCGGCCGTGTCGCGGCTCGCCGGCGCTGGGACCTGGGGCGGTGAACCCGGGTCGGGAGCATCAGGTGTCTGGGGCGCCGAGCTCCTGGAACAGGGTGATCTCGAGGTCGGCCGGGGCGTGCAGACGCGAGTTGAGCGACCGCCAGGGCGTCTCGCGGGGCGCGGCGATCAGCTCGGCGCCGGCCTGGACGAGCTGCGTCGTCGTCGCCGCGCTGTCGTCGACCTCGAAGGCGATGCGGATGCGGGCGCTGGGCCGCCCCTCGGCCTCGACGGAGTCGATCAGCCTCACCTGCGCGGGGTTGGAGAGCTCCAGGGTCGCCGCCCCCGCGTCCAGGATCGCGACCCGGGCATCTCCGTCACCCTCGAACGCTTCTCGTTCCGGCAGGCCGAGCACGTCTCGGTAGAAGGTCAGGGCTGCGTCGAAGTCCTCGGCCTCGACAACGAGGCGAAGCTGCCGCACGCGGGGCTGGCCTCCCGGGCTGTCTGCGTCCTCGGTCATGCGGCAACGGTAGGGCCTGACGTCCGGGTCAGCCCCGCCGCAGGGTGGCGACCACCTCGAAGTGGTGGGTGTGCGGGAAGAGGTCGAACGCGCGCAGCCCGGTGACCACGTACCCGTGCTCGCGGGCGGCCTTGAGATCCCGGGCGAGCGCGGCCGGGTCGCAGGCCACGTGCACCACGGTCCGCGGCCCCAGGTCGGCGACGGCGGCCAGCACGGCCGCGCCGGCCCCGGCCCGCGGGGGGTCCAGGACCACCACGTCGCTGCCCGCGCCGAGCTCGGCCACCGCCGCCGGCCCGACGGCGCCGGTGTGCAGGTGCGCCTGCGGGGCGTCGTGCAGGTTGCGCCGGGCGTCCCGCACCGCGCCGGCGGCCCCCTCCAGCGAGACGACGGCGCCCCGCTCCCCCACCGCCCGGGCCAGCGGGGCGGTGAGCAGGCCGGCGCCGGCGAAGAGCTCGAGGACCCGCTCGCCCGGGGCCAGGGCCGCCCCGGCCAGCACGGCGTCGACGAGGGTGGCCGGGGCGTGGCGGTGCACCTGCCAGAACCCGGCGCCGGCGACCCGGTAGGTCAGCTCCCCCACCGGGGTGGGCACCCGCTCGCGGACGCTGCGGCGCGGCGGGCCGGACCGGCGCCGGCCGCGGGCCGCTGGCTCGCCGTCGACGAGCACGAGCGGCTCCCCCGCCGAGGGGGCCACCGCCTGCACCCGGGCGCCGGGGTGCCAGGCGCGCCGCCACGGCGAGGCCGGGCCGAGCAGGTCCAGGGCCTGCAGCGCCTCCGCGGCGAGCGGCAGCGTGGTCAGCGGCGCCACGTCGTGGGAGCGGAACCGGTGCATGCCGGCCCGGCCCTCGGGGTCGATCGTGAGCTCGACCC contains:
- a CDS encoding aconitate hydratase, coding for MSTDSFQSKGTLDVGGKSYEIFRLAAVDGLQRLPYSLKILAENLLRTEDGANVTADHVRALAQWDPSAEPSVEIQFTPARVVMQDFTGVPCVVDLATMREAVADLGGDPAKVNPLAPAELVIDHSVVIDVFGRPDAFERNVEMEYQRNGERYQFLRWGQTAFDDFKVVPPGTGIVHQVNLEYLARGVMTRDADGVTRAYPDTCVGTDSHTTMVNGLGVLGWGVGGIEAEAAMLGQPVSMLIPRVVGFKLSGAIPSGATATDVVLTITEMLREHGVVGKFVEFYGDGVAEVPLANRATIGNMSPEFGSTAAIFPIDQVTIDYLRLTGRPPEQVALVEAYAKEQGLWHDPAREPEFSEYLELDLSTVVPSIAGPKRPQDRIDLAAAKSAFADVLPQYVGAAEPVKESSYDAAVEDTFPASDPIASAENGDGGTPPAPQGRAGDRPTNRVPVTLADGRQTELDHGAVVISSITSCTNTSNPSVMLAAGLLAKNAVEKGLQVKPWVKTSMAPGSKVVSDYYDKANLWPYLEQLGYHLVGYGCTTCIGNSGPLPEEISAAVNEHDLSVVSVLSGNRNFEGRINPDVKMNYLASPPLVIAYGLAGTMDFDFDNEPLGTDEQGNAVYLKDIWPSPAEVDATITSSIDPEMFTKDYADVFAGDERWRSLETPAGDTFAWQEDSTYVRKPPYFEGMTAEPEPVQDIAGARVLAKLGDSVTTDHISPAGSIKPDSPAGKYLAEHGVARRDFNSYGSRRGNHEVMIRGTFANIRLRNQLLDGVEGGYTKNFLTGEQDTIFDAAQAYAEQGIPLVILGGKEYGSGSSRDWAAKGTTLLGVRAVITESFERIHRSNLIGMGVLPLQYPAGQNAESLGLDGTETFDITGITAINEGTTPRTVHVTATKADGGRVEFDAVVRIDTPGEAAYFRNGGILQYVLRQLAGS
- a CDS encoding VOC family protein: MTEDADSPGGQPRVRQLRLVVEAEDFDAALTFYRDVLGLPEREAFEGDGDARVAILDAGAATLELSNPAQVRLIDSVEAEGRPSARIRIAFEVDDSAATTTQLVQAGAELIAAPRETPWRSLNSRLHAPADLEITLFQELGAPDT
- a CDS encoding class I SAM-dependent RNA methyltransferase, with translation MSVVTVGPPAHGGHCVARLEGRVVFVRHALPGERVRLAVTEQCSRFWRADAVEVLTPSADRVPTVWPDAGPGGVGGGELGHVALPAQRAWKARVLADTLRRIGGEQVAADVAAAVGADPADGGRPGAVGTGPGAVVVEALPGDDAGAGLGTRTRVELTIDPEGRAGMHRFRSHDVAPLTTLPLAAEALQALDLLGPASPWRRAWHPGARVQAVAPSAGEPLVLVDGEPAARGRRRSGPPRRSVRERVPTPVGELTYRVAGAGFWQVHRHAPATLVDAVLAGAALAPGERVLELFAGAGLLTAPLARAVGERGAVVSLEGAAGAVRDARRNLHDAPQAHLHTGAVGPAAVAELGAGSDVVVLDPPRAGAGAAVLAAVADLGPRTVVHVACDPAALARDLKAAREHGYVVTGLRAFDLFPHTHHFEVVATLRRG